From Planctomycetia bacterium:
GTCACCGCCCGCGACGTGGCCGAAGGGCTCGACATCGTGCGTAAAGGTGCCGACGTCGTCTTGCTCGATATCATGCTGCCCGACATTTCCGGGCTCGAAGCGGCACGGAAGTTTCAGGCGCTCGATCCGAAGCTTCCCGTGATCTTCATCACCGCGAGCGGCACGAGCGACACGGCGATCGAAGCGATGAAGCTTGGCGCGTACGACTATCTGCTGAAGCCGCTTGATCTGCCGAACCTGCGCGACCTCGTAACCCGCGCACTGGAGATTCGGCGCTTGATGAAGGTGCCGGTCGAGCTGCCGCGCGACGGGGTGCAGCGGTTCGATAACAACGACCAGATCATCGGCCGGTGTTCGGCGATGCAGGAAGTGTTCAAGGCGATCGGTCGGGTCGCTTCGCAAAACGTCACGGTGCTCATCAACAGCGAAAGCGGCACCGGCAAAGAGCTGATCTCGCGCGCGATCTACCACCACAGCCATCGGGCCAACAAGCAATTTCTGGCGGTGAACTGCGCGGCGATTCCCGATGCGCTGCTCGAAAGCGAATTGTTCGGCCACGAGAAAGGCTCGTTCACTGGTGCCGATCAGCGCCGCATCGGCAAGTTCGAACAACTATCAGGCGGCACGATTTTCCTCGACGAAGTGGGAGATATGTCGCCGCTCGTGCAAAGCAAAGTGCTACGGCTCCTGCAGGAACAGCGGTTCGAGCGCGTCGGCGGACACGAAACCATTCAGACCGACGTGCGGATCATCGCGGCGACGAATCGCGATCTGAAGCAGATGGCGGCGCAAGGGAAGTTCCGCGAAGACTTGTATTACCGCCTCAACGGTTTCACGATCAAGATTCCGCCGCTGCGTGAACGGGGCGACGACATCCTGCTGTTGTTGCAATACTGCTTGCAGAAGTTCAGCCGCGAGCTCGGCAAGAACGTGCATAGCATCTCGCCGGAAGCGTTGGACTTGCTCGTGCATTACGGTTGGCCCGGCAACGTGCGCGAGTTGGAAGCCGTGATTCGTCAATCGCTGTTGCAGACGACCGGCTCCGTGATCTTGCCGGAATTCCTGCCCGACAGCGTCCGGTTCGATCCGGGCGAGCCGGTGATTTTGGACCCGAACGACGACCCGGCCAGCGATCTCGAAGCGTTTCTCAACACGCGCTTGCGTAACGAGAACGCGCAAGACATCTACGTCGAGACGTTGGAAATGATGGAGCGTTACGTGATCAGTCGGGTCTTGCGACACACCGAAGGAAACCAATCGCAAGCCGCGAAGATGCTCGGCATCACGCGCGGAACGCTCCGCAACAAGATCCGGACGTTGCGTATTTCGCTCGGTACGACGGTGACGCTCGACGAAGAGCCGGAAGCCGCCACGAACGCGGAATAGTTCGCATCCCGCCCGGGAATGCGCAGCACAAGGTTCTTGATCGCGATGTAGTTTCATTATGCAGCAGCGACACGAAAACGACGCCGCCTCGGGCGAAGCGAACGCTCGGCGACTGCTGCTCGTCGACGATACGCCGGCGAGCTTAAAGATCCTGGCTAGGCTACTGGAAAAG
This genomic window contains:
- a CDS encoding sigma-54 dependent transcriptional regulator, encoding MPTLLAIDDDRSVLHLITHAFKDSPVTVVTARDVAEGLDIVRKGADVVLLDIMLPDISGLEAARKFQALDPKLPVIFITASGTSDTAIEAMKLGAYDYLLKPLDLPNLRDLVTRALEIRRLMKVPVELPRDGVQRFDNNDQIIGRCSAMQEVFKAIGRVASQNVTVLINSESGTGKELISRAIYHHSHRANKQFLAVNCAAIPDALLESELFGHEKGSFTGADQRRIGKFEQLSGGTIFLDEVGDMSPLVQSKVLRLLQEQRFERVGGHETIQTDVRIIAATNRDLKQMAAQGKFREDLYYRLNGFTIKIPPLRERGDDILLLLQYCLQKFSRELGKNVHSISPEALDLLVHYGWPGNVRELEAVIRQSLLQTTGSVILPEFLPDSVRFDPGEPVILDPNDDPASDLEAFLNTRLRNENAQDIYVETLEMMERYVISRVLRHTEGNQSQAAKMLGITRGTLRNKIRTLRISLGTTVTLDEEPEAATNAE